Proteins from a single region of Callithrix jacchus isolate 240 chromosome 12, calJac240_pri, whole genome shotgun sequence:
- the LOC100406756 gene encoding antiviral innate immune response effector IFIT1 — MSTNADDYQVKDSLEQLRCHFTWELSIDDDEMPDLENRVLDQIEFLDTKYNVGIHNLLAYVKHLKGQNEEALESLKEAEELIQKEHANQVDMRSLVTWGNFAWVYYHMGKLAEAQTYLDKVENICKKFSNPFRYRMECPEIDCEEGWALLKCGGKNYERAKACFEKVLEVDPENPESSAGYAISTYRLDGFKLATKDHKPFSLLPLRQAVSLNPDNGYIKVLLALKLQDEGQEAEGEKYVEEALTSMSSQTYVFRYAAKFYRRKGSVDKALQLLKMALQATPTSAFLHHQIGLCYKAQVIQIKEAAKGQPRGQNRERVDKMIRSAIFYFESAVEKKPTFEVAHLDLARMYIDAGNHRKAEEIFQKLLRMNPVVEETMQEIHLNYGRFQEYQKKSEVNAIIHYLKAIKIEQASVARDKSIYSLEKLVLRKHQRNALDLENLSLLGFVNKLKGNLNEALEYYERALRLAADFENSVGQCP; from the exons ATGAG tacaAATGCTGATGATTATCAGGTCAAGGATAGTCTGGAGCAGTTGAGATGTCACTTTACATGGGAGTTATCAATTGATGACGATGAAATGCCCGATTTAGAAAACAGAGTCTTGGACCAGATTGAATTCCTAGACACCAAATACAATGTGGGAATACACAACCTGCTAGCCTATGTGAAACACCTGAAAGGCCAGAATGAGGAAGCCCTGGAGAGCTTAAAAGAAGCTGAAGAGTTAATCCAGAAAGAACATGCCAACCAAGTAGATATGAGAAGTCTGGTGACCTGGGGCAACTTTGCCTGGGTGTATTACCACATGGGTAAACTGGCAGAAGCCCAGACTTACCTGGACAAGGTGGAAAACATTTGCAAGAAGTTTTCAAATCCCTTCCGTTATAGAATGGAATGTCCAGAAATAGACTGTGAGGAAGGATGGGCCTTGCTGAAGTGTGGAGGAAAGAATTATGAACGGGCCAAGGCCTGCTTTGAAAAGGTTCTTGAAGTGGACCCTGAAAACCCTGAATCCAGTGCTGGGTATGCGATCTCTACCTATCGCCTGGATGGCTTTAAATTGGCAACAAAAGATCACAAGCCATTTTCTTTGCTTCCCCTAAGGCAGGCTGTCAGTCTAAATCCAGACAATGGATATATTAAGGTTCTTCTTGCCCTGAAGCTTCAGGATGAAGGACAGGAAGCTGAAGGAGAAAAGTACGTTGAAGAAGCTCTGACCAGTATGTCTTCACAGACCTATGTCTTTCGATATGCAGCCAAGTTTTACCGAAGAAAAGGCTCTGTGGATAAAGCTCTTCAGCTCTTAAAAATGGCCTTGCAGGCAACACCCACTTCTGCCTTTCTGCATCACCAGATAGGGCTTTGCTACAAAGCACAAGTAATCCAAATCAAGGAAGCTGCAAAAGGGCAGCCTAGAGGGCAGAACAGAGAAAGGGTAGACAAAATGATAAGATCagccatattttattttgaatctgCAGTGGAAAAAAAGCCCACATTTGAAGTGGCTCATCTAGACCTCGCAAGAATGTATATAGACGCGGGCAATCACAGGAAAGCtgaagaaatttttcaaaaactgTTACGCATGAACCCAGTGGTAGAAGAAACAATGCAAGAAATACATTTGAACTATGGTCGCTTTCAGGAATATCAAAAGAAATCTGAGGTCAATGCAATTATCCATTatttaaaagctataaaaatagaACAGGCATCAGTTGCAAGGGATAAAAGTATCTATTCTTTAGAGAAATTGGTTTTAAGgaaacatcagagaaatgcattaGACCTGGAAAACTTGAGCCTCCTCGGGTTTGTCAACAAATTGAAAGGAAATCTGAATGAAGCCCTGGAGTACTATGAGCGGGCCCTGAGACTGGCTGCTGACTTTGAGAACTCTGTGGGACAATGTCCTTAG